Proteins from one Bombyx mori chromosome 1, ASM3026992v2 genomic window:
- the LOC110386423 gene encoding uncharacterized protein LOC110386423 — protein sequence MKCARLQLQERAKVIPKTEKIQNTQRPRRYCQKRLVNPEHDENPTWMAVFGRYHCNADNPKEAPEHGQSHRDNEDLYLSVQTLKFQGDVEQQKRPKTSFKYKTLSDNKKHRMFVKQMVQNDFDDSGRSSQHTCYYFDDYAKYLFSNERSRPNSGKSSLFLQGLSGNYREQKEIRVNDSDRKCRSVGSRFKSIFKRNTKHNFDNTDDKSEIDDIQDAKIKFEKSGTRKSLTISRTQSPETFQIIRVDVVCNYSNPILLDQEDEKNITENHLESVTESKLDNFKNSHFATKYLLTKTVKTLDEHLSGGAKVTLLCKTFKLSERNNFSRTIRNDEAGKRSKVKDVKVKTKIKK from the exons ATGAAGTGCGCCCGACTTCAATTACAAGAAAGAGCAAAAGTAATACCTAAAACAGAAAAGATCCAAAATACTCAAAGACCTAGAAGATACTGTCAAAAACGTCTCGTTAATCCTGAACATGACGAAAACCCGACATGGATGGCTGTTTTTGGaag ATATCATTGCAACGCTGACAACCCTAAGGAAGCGCCAGAACATGGGCAAAGCCATCGTGACAATGAAGATCTCTACCTTAGTGTTCAAACACTAAAATTCCAAGGTGACGTCGAGCAACAAAAAAGACCTAAAACAAGTTTCAAATACAAAACGCTAAGCGATAACAAGAAACACAGGATGTTCGTTAAACAAATGGTACAAAATGATTTCGATGATTCGGGAAGATCTTCACAACACACATGCTACTATTTCGACGATTACGCTAAGTATTTGTTCAGTAATGAAAGGTCCAGACCCAATTCTGGTAAATCAAGCCTCTTCCTTCAAGGCCTTAGTGGTAATTACAGAGAACAAAAAGAGATACGCGTCAATGACTCAGATAGAAAGTGCAGGAGCGTCGGATCTAGgtttaaaagtattttcaaaCGAAATACGAAACACAATTTCGATAATACGGATGACAAGTCGGAGATCGATGATATTCAAGACGCTAAAATAAAGTTTGAGAAATCTGGTACGAGAAAGAGTTTGACCATATCACGAACTCAAAGCCCTGAAACTTTCCAGATAATAAGAGTCGACGTAGTATGCAATTACAGCAATCCCATCTTATTAGATCAAGAAGATGAAAAAAACATAACAGAAAACCATTTGGAATCAGTTACAGAATCGAAATTAGACAACTTTAAAAATTCTCATTTCGCTACTAAGTATTTATTGACTAAGACTGTTAAAACTTTAGATGAACATTTATCCGGTGGAGCCAAAGTAACTCTGCTCTGCAAAACATTCAAATTGTCCGAACGAAACAATTTCTCACGAACAATTAGAAACGATGAGGCTGGAAAGAGGAGTAAGGTGAAAGATGTAAAAGTTAAAACTAAGATCAAGAAATAA